A portion of the Leptidea sinapis chromosome 13, ilLepSina1.1, whole genome shotgun sequence genome contains these proteins:
- the LOC126967397 gene encoding uncharacterized protein LOC126967397: MELIIKVHLFRSPYTMCYISENKMILSEEQVKSFGLKNACGDKIDENDFKIVPKQKNNFKLNTTAFFLQAFVKECFNSDIYRRNVLCSMSKICGTSTEPMFLKLILEPPDKEVIDYGWNMRIAQLLWTKMEVENAFAWLSTLGGAYSALGDYFAYCADEAARISVKQYKLSKMLGDESLAQRSKLYSAIAFAQKGNLKLARHIVRSVAEFARSTQDIRLNRMCQGVWAKLQYLRQEYQNSDKSVAVLDK, from the exons atggaattaattattaaggtGCACTTATTTAGAAGCCCCTACACTATGTGTTATATATCAGAAAATAAGATGATATTGTCTGAAGAACAAGTTAAGTCATTTGGTCTGAAAAATGCCTGCGGagataaaattgatgaaaacgATTTTAAGATTGTtcctaaacaaaaaaataatttcaaactgaACACAACTGCTTTCTTTCTGCAAGCATTTGTAAAAGAATGTTTTAATTCAGATATATACAGAAGAAATGTTTTATGCAGTATGAGTAAGATTTGTGGGACAAGTACTGAAccaatgtttttaaaattaattttagaacCTCCTGATAAAGAAGTTATTGATTATGGCTG gaatatgaGAATTGCACAGTTATTATGGACAAAGATGGAAGTAGAAAATGCATTTGCTTGGCTCTCAACACTTGGAGGAGCATATTCTGCATTAGGAGACTACTTTGCATATTGT GCTGACGAGGCAGCAAGAATATCAGTTAAGCAgtacaaattatctaaaatGCTGGGAGACGAAAGTTTAGCACAACGCAGTAAACTCTATTCAGCGATAGCATTTGCACAGAAAGGCAACTTGAAACTTGCTAGGCATATTGTACGATCTGTTGCGGAATTTGCTAGATCTACTCAAGATATACGGCTGAATCGAATGTGTCAAGGAGTCTGGGCGAAACTTCAGTATTTAAGGCAGGAATATCAGAATAGTGACAAAAGTGTTGCTGTCttagataaataa